AGTGTCCTAATTTTCTCTATTCTCTATAACTATTTCAGGGGAAAGAACCTGGCGGGTAGGGGACGGCCACCATCTTGCCTGCACGCCTCAGGGTCCTGGAGGTGTACAGGTCACAGAGTTAAGGCAGACTGCAGACAATGATCTTATCTGCAGAGCGgatgactctctgcagtctgtccttgtctttgGCCGTGGCTGCAGCGAACCagacggtgatggaggaggtgaggatggaCTCGATGATGCAGGTGTAGAACTGCACCATCATCTCTGTTGGCAGGCTGAACTACTTCAACTGCCACTTGAGGTCCTGAGTGATGGTGGTGCCCAGGAAGCAGAAAGACTCCACAGTTTCCACTGGGAAGTCTCTTAGGGtgatgggggtgggtggggctgTGTTCCTCCTCATGACCACAATCATCTCCACTGTCTTTAGAGCATTGAGCTCCAGGTTGTTCAGCCTGCACCAGGACACCAGGTAGTATATCTCCCTCCTGTAGGCGGACTCATCTCCATCAGTGATGAGTCCGATGAGGGTGGTGTCGTCTGCAAACTTCAGGAGTTTGACAGACTAGTGACTGGAGGTGCAGCTGTTGGTGTCCAGGGAGACGAGCAGGGGAGAGAGAACACAGCCCTGAGGGCATCCAGTGCTGATGGTCCGGGAGTCGGAGGTGAGTTTACCCAGCTTCACGTGctgcctcctgtctgtcagGAAGTCCGTaatccacctgcaggtggagacTGGCACGTTCAGCTGGTGCAgcttgtcctgcaggagagctgggATGATGGTattgaaagaaactgaaatccACAAAGAGGATCCTGGCGTAGGATTCTGGAGAGTCCAGGTGCTGGAGGGTGAAGTGCAGAGCCATGTTTAATGCACCCGTCAGTGTTgcgaactggcacgacgcattcacgatgcattcacgcatagtttgcgcatagtttacgagcttcctgCATTGGCACGATGTGGTTGCAGTTATGCCAGAGACACCATCattgcggagaagagaagatgccTATACCTGGCAGTTGATGAGcgacttttcaaaataagaagCTGACAATAAGCAGACCTGGCAACTACTGCTGTACTTTGATCCGGCAGCAGCGTATGAGcgtgagcagcagcacagcagcggTTGGACATTAACTCGCGGAGGGAGAATGTTTTTTAGGCGCATAAAAAACACCAGTCCCTGGTGCACACAACTAATTAACGAGAGCCTCTCCGAGGAGCAGCCCTCCCCCTCCAGACGGTAAGGCACTGCGCGGTGCTTTCAGTGTGCTTTCACTTTAGAAGCAAGACGCCGCCGCGGCGCTTTCGCGTcatgtggaatttgggggttaaaTGATGGGCTGTTAAGCAGCTGTGTAAAATGAGTCACAAGACTGAAAAACCGCGGTCCATCAGGGCGTATTGTACCGTGCTGAGCGGACCGACCGGTTCAATACTTTGCCGTGTACCGTTGCATCCCGAGCATCAACCTTGAAAATAATGGGTCATGTGGGGTCATGAGCgggcgtttttttttctttgttttacgAATGAAAATATGGACATTCCTATGGATTGACAACCAAGTGGGATTCTTGTTCCAATGTCTCAGTTGTAAAACGAGCAAGTTTCAGGAGAAATTGGACCTGGAGTGGTAACACTCTGAAGGCAAAcattgttactgtccatctgcTCCTGAATGAGCAGAAGCACTCTTTCCTCTGGCCGTGGAGCACAtgcgcagtagcagcgtttccagTGTCTCTAGAAGGGTGATGGATTAGGGGTGATTGAATGATTATTGGTTTTTTTGGGCGAAAGGTGCACATGAAGCAAGAAAACAATCATCCTTTTTTAATgttgaatgaaagttttcagtttcactgcttATATCCCAGTTTTTTTTGGCTGTAGAAGTGATTTAACTTACTttttgtcttgtatttttttgtccctccagagctccCACAGCTCCAGgactgtagagaggagcagctccttcaacaggaaacaaactgtcTGGAACAGGGAGAACCAGGACGTCTACAGTTTCaagaagaacaggaggaaccagaacctccagagattGAGGAACTTGATACCAGCAAGAAGAGAGAGCAGCTTTTACCgaagtttgaaagtgattcCTTTAGGGTTCCTCCTCTTGAGGAACAAAGTGTCTTGAGTGAACCAGGAGAAGCACCAGACACTGAAAAGTCAATCTCTTatgactctgaagtccacaATGTAAAACAACAGACTTACTTAGATTCACCTGTAAAGGCAGAgctgaaaaaaatcagcatcTTTCAGAGTGACCATGTGGACAAATTTACTGTGTCAGATAAGCAGGCTGGATGTGAAAAGCTTCTCTGTGACGAAACGTGTGGTGAATCAGTCATCCGTAGAAAACGTAAATTCTATCAGAACGTAGGAACTGGGACTGATAAGAAGAAAGTAATCTGTGAAGCCTGTGGTCAAAGTTACACCCAACAGAGTCtgttgatccacatgagaattcatacaggtgagaagccatactcctgtgaaacatgtggcaaaagtttcagtcagcgTAGTTATTtgttgatccacatgagaactcacacaggtgagaagccatattcttgtgaaacatgcgggaaaagtttcagtcatcgtcaaacttttttaaaccacatgagaattcacacaggtgagaagccatattcttgtgaaacatgcgggaaaAGTTTTATTCGATATGATGCTTtgttgatccacatgagaattcacacaggtgaaaagccacaatcttgtgaaacatgcgggaaaAGTTTCATTCGATATGATACTTTGTtgagccacatgagaactcacacaggtgagatgccacattcttgtgaaacatgcgggaaaagtttcagtcgtcgtcaaacttttttaaaccacatgagaactcacacaggtgagaagccacattcttgtgaaacatgcgggaaaAGTTTCATTCGATATGATACTTtgttgatccacatgagaactcacacaggtgagaagccacattcttgtgaaacatgcgggaaaagtttcagtcatcgtcaaacttttttaaaccacatgagaattcacacaggtgagaagccacattcttgtgaaacatgcgggaaaGGTTTCAGTCGACGTAGTACTTtgttgatccacatgagaactcacacaggtgagaagccacattcttgtgaaacatgcgggaaaagtttcattcactatgatactttgttgagccacatgagaactcacacaggtgagaagccacattcttgtgaaacatgcgggaaaagtttcagtcatcgtcaaacttttttaaaccacatgagaactcacacaggtgagaagccacattcttgtgaaacatgcgggaaaagtttcagtcaacgtAGTACTTTGTTGAgacacatgagaactcacacaggtgagaagccgtattcctgTGGAACATGTGGGAGAAGTTTCAGTCAGCGTAAGTCATTGCTGAACCACATGGAAGCTCACAGAGAGATGAAGTGATCAAAGTGTCTATGGGAGATCTAGTTCAGGAAgtcaagcttcagacagaatCATCCAGTTTAAAAGAAACATGACTGATTTATAAACACTGTTGAGACTGTGCTTCaggatttttttggtttctggTTATTGTTGAACAACGGTGACAGTTCTGTGTTTGCATGATGaatcttttattttgaacatgactgttttttggtgtttttaaaagttttgtgTAAGCAGATATGAATTTTGAAGGAATGGAAGTAAAATGTTTCAACCCAGTTGgttttgttgttcagtttttaGATAAAACTAAATGAGTGGTGACTTCACTCTTCAATTTCACACTCATTCTATGCCTCAAAGGAAAAGAATACTTTTTGCTGAtataatgcattttatttgtctTATGCTTTACATTTGTGAATCTCAAAGTGTTAAAAACAATAGAAAGGTGAAAATAATCTAAACTACTTTAAACTACAattaaaactagaatttggcactcagagagcacagagctccgccacagctcaaatcagtcaccaacaacagtaagaacaccatatataatcacacattgtgatcgggggtgtgatcagagcggagcgctgcagcgtgcaggGCCTGTCTCTGTTGCCCTcccgccctctctccctgtgtgtgtgtatgtgtgtgtgtgtgtgtttatgtgaaaaggaaaaccgaaaagcaacataatttatgttattttacttcattttaatttgaaaattgaccggattctctcgtattttccgttcccgacttccggTGTGGTGccatctgctctgtccagctttacaactgccggtgcacggcgcgcggcTCGCAGACAGAGGCGGTTCTGGCTACAATTGCGCCCTGGGCGACAACCGTCCAAACCCCCCCACCCGACAAAAATTTACTGGCAAACCTCGCCATCAAAACAATATAGAGCAAtacattattttgtttttggtttactttattaaatataataaatataaaaacaaaggataaacaacatcaataaataaagtACACTATAAAAATTGAGCATGCTTGAATAATATCTGAACAAAGTAAAAACGGCAACTCTATATGTGGCTACCTGTAGAGCGGAGGTTACAGAAGAATCTCGTCATTTTCCTTCAGAATatacagataaaaatgaaacctagGCCTCTTTTTGAGAGAATCATGTACATTCATCAATGCCATAACCATTTCACCAGGTGTCATACAGAGGATTACATTTCTCTCCCTAAGGCTCGGACAGGTGCTATGCAGAGTACAGTGATGTACAGGGCAGCTGATCGGTGGAATAATTTACCTGCAGCAGTAAGGAaagagaacaacataaaaaggtttaaatctgTGATCGCGGAAATTTTTAAATCTTGATTTAATTGTTGgtgcatttttaatgttggttatgttttaattgtattaggGTCTTGTTTCACTCTATATCATTTGTGAATATACATTCTTTTCACCCTTTTCTATATTAATGACGGGTTTCTGCACTGCTTCTTATGATTGTTTTATCTTGTGTATTCTGTTactatttctgtgttttaatcttGTGTACTTTGAtatgtgatgtttgtttttgttatggaccccaggaagactagTTGTCACCTAGGTGACAACTAATGGGGATCTAATctctaaataaaataaataaatatgtaatcttaatacaaaaaagaaacaagaacaaagaaaaaacaatcaataaaaTAGAGCATACACCTGAGGAGTCCTGCAAAGAACATGTGGCTGAGGAGGTGGATGGCTCCTCATCAGACTCCAGGACCATGTCTGGCTGCTGTGCAAGTGTCTGACTGCTCATCTTGGTCAGTGGCTGCTCCAGccccaaaatatttcagaattgcCCCTGAATGTACAATTAAGATGCAATATGTATATTAGATCACACTGACATCCCACATGCATCAGTTACCCaattaaaatgaccacaatgcacattttatcaACATTTGTCAACAACCTATATTAGCTAAGCATGACActgaaaattatttaaaaagccatATCACATGTATCTTACAAAATGCTATGTCAATTTGTGTTAGACGTTATTGATCTTAGCATACGGCGTCTATGTAACGGGGGAGGATTTTAAAGAGTTATCGCTGGGGGATGTAAATGGATATTGGTGGCCGGTAAAGTATTGAAATTGGATGAGTGAGAGCAAGGTGGGACCAAACAAAGAGCAATCCAAGTAATCAAGTACAAGTTCCAGTTTATTTGGTCTAAAATATTATAgtgttaaaagaagaataaaagggTTAAAACACTACAAAACTATTCTAAACGGGTCTTAAATACTGCGTGGGGGGTCCAAGCACTTCAATATCAGTTCCCGGGTGCCGCTCTGGGGGCAGGGCTTCTCCACCCTGCGTGGACGGAGGCTGGATCCCCAAGACAATCCCAACGTCGTCTGGGGTGGGGTGCAGTTCCTCCTTCCGCGTTGCTCCGGTCACCAGAGGGACGTCCGGACGGCACCTGCCACGTACAAAACCGGGCCAGCACAAAGCGGGACCAAGCGACTCCAAGCTCTAGGCCACGTAGTGAGCACCACACCGGACGAGTATAATACTCACGGGCGTGGCAGGGTTTCCTCCCCGCCGCTGCGTGTCAACAGTGTGTGGTGCTCGAACTGGATCGCTCCGCTGGTCCCGTCCTGGTTCCGTCACGGCCCCAGAGTGTGCTCCCTTGGCGGTGTGGCTGCCGTCCTCCCGGTGCGCTGCTTCCCCTGTGTCTGCTCCTCCGTGTCTGCTCCTCCGTGTCTGCTCCCCTGTGTCTGCTCTCCTGCTGCCAACAGCCACACTGCCTTTTAT
Above is a window of Salarias fasciatus chromosome 19, fSalaFa1.1, whole genome shotgun sequence DNA encoding:
- the LOC115407088 gene encoding zinc finger protein OZF-like, which gives rise to MRSSSVSSVSRRSSHSSRTVERSSSFNRKQTVWNRENQDVYSFKKNRRNQNLQRLRNLIPARRESSFYRIIRRKRKFYQNVGTGTDKKKVICEACGQSYTQQSLLIHMRIHTGEKPYSCETCGKSFSQRSYLLIHMRTHTGEKPYSCETCGKSFSHRQTFLNHMRIHTGEKPYSCETCGKSFIRYDALLIHMRIHTGEKPQSCETCGKSFIRYDTLLSHMRTHTGEMPHSCETCGKSFSRRQTFLNHMRTHTGEKPHSCETCGKSFIRYDTLLIHMRTHTGEKPHSCETCGKSFSRRSTLLIHMRTHTGEKPHSCETCGKSFIHYDTLLSHMRTHTGEKPHSCETCGKSFSHRQTFLNHMRTHTGEKPHSCETCGKSFSQRSTLLRHMRTHTGEKPYSCGTCGRSFSQRKSLLNHMEAHREMK